From a single Callithrix jacchus isolate 240 chromosome 5, calJac240_pri, whole genome shotgun sequence genomic region:
- the ARHGEF15 gene encoding rho guanine nucleotide exchange factor 15 isoform X2, which yields MSMQSLPAATPPTQKPPRIIRPRPPSRSRAAQSPGPPHNGSSPQELPQTSKVAPTPMCTPIFWEPPAASLKPPALLPPSASRASLDSQTSPDSPSSTPTPSPVSRRSASPESAPRSPVPPLKPSGSPRMPLLPMAGVPAQNGSASAPGTVRRLAGRFEGGAEGKAQAADALEPGLQVGADVNGEREGPLTGSGSQENSAPDAGLACPPCCPCVCHATRPGLELRWVPVGGYEEVPRAPRRASPLRTSRSRPNPPSVGHPAVVLTSYRSTAERKLLPPLKPPKPTRVRQDATISGDLPQPDLDLPSEDGIQTGDSPDEAPGNTPPAPVEGREEEGLEVLKEQNWELPLQDEPLYQTYRAAVLSEELWGVGEDGSPSPANAGDAPTFPRPPGPRNTLWQELPAVQASGLLDTLSPQERRMQESLFEVVTSEASYLRSLRLLTDTFVLSQALRDTLTPRDHHTLFSNVQRVQGVSERFLTTLLSRVRSSPHISDLCDVVHAHAVGPFSVYVDYVRNQQYQEETYSRLMDTNVRFSAELRRLQSLPKCERLPLPSFLLLPFQRITRLRMLLQNILRQTEEGSSRQENAQRALGAVSKIIERCSAEVGRMKQTEELIRLTQRLRFHKVKALPLVSWSRRLEFQGELTELGCRRGGVLFASRPRFTPLCLLLFSDLLLITQPKSGQRLQVLDYAHRSLVQAQQVPDPSGPPTFRLSLLSNHQGRPTHRLLQASSLSDMQRWLGAFPTPGPLPCSPDTIYEDSGWLKGLPGAFPAQLVCEVTGEHERRRHLRQHQRLLEAVGPSSGTPSTPPP from the exons ATGTCAATGCAGTCCCTTCCTGCAGCGACACCCCCTACGCAGAAGCCCCCTCGGATTATCCGCCCCCGCCCTCCTTCTCGTTCCAGGGCTGCCCAGTCCCCAGGGCCTCCTCACAATGGCTCCTCTCCACAAGAACTTCCCCAAACCTCCAAAGTTGCACCAACCCCAATGTGCACCCCCATTTTTTGGGAGCCCCCAGCCGCATCCCTCAAGCCCCCTGCTCTTTTGCCTCCCTCAGCTTCTAGGGCCAGCCTTGACTCCCAGACTTCCCCAGACTCACCTTCtagcacccccacacccagcccagtgtCCCGGCGCTCCGCCTCCCCTGAATCTGCCCCCCGGTCCCCAGTTCCCCCACTCAAGCCCTCTGGGTCACCCCGCATGCCCCTACTCCCCATGGCGGGGGTCCCGGCCCAGAATggctctgcctcagcccctggcacTGTGCGGAGGCTGGCTGGCAGGTTTGAAGGAGGTGCTGAAGGCAAGGCTCAGGCTGCAGATGCCCTGGAGCCGGGTCTTCAAGTGGGAGCAGATGTGAATGGGGAGAGAGAGGGTCCCCTCACTGGGAGCGGGTCCCAGGAGAACAGTGCTCCAG ATGCTGGCCTGGCCTGCCCTCCTTGCTGCCCCTGTGTCTGTCATGCCACCCGGCCTGGCCTGGAGCTCAGATGGGTGCCTGTGGGGGGCTATGAGGAGGTTCCCAGGGCCCCCCGCCGGGCATCCCCACTACGGACCTCTCGCTCCCGCCCCAACCCTCCAAGTGTTGGTCACCCAGCTGTGGTCCTCACATCCTACCGTTCCACTGCCGAGCGCAAACTCCTGCCACCTCTCAAGCCTCCCAAGCCAACTCGTGTCAGGCAGGACGCCACCATTTCTGGGGACCTCCCACAGCCAGATCTCGATCTGCCTTCTGAAGATGGAATCCAAACAG GAGACAGTCCTGATGAAGCTCCTGGGAACACTCCTCCAGCACCTGTGGAGGGGAG AGAAGAGGAGGGGCTAGAGGTGCTGAAGGAGCAGAATTGGGAGCTGCCCCTGCAGGATG AACCTCTGTACCAGACCTACCGAGCAGCCGTGCTGTCAGAGGAGCTGTGGGGGGTCGGTGAGGATGGGAGTCCTTCTCCAGCAAATGCTGGAGATGCACCCACCTTCCCACGACCCCCTGGACCTCGTAACACCCTGTGGCAGGAGCTTCCGGCTGTGCAAGCCAGCGGCCTTCTGGATACCCTCAGCCCCCAGGAGAGGCGCATGCAGGAG AGTCTTTTCGAGGTGGTGACATCGGAGGCTTCCTACCTGCGCTCCCTGCGGCTGCTGACCGACACTTTCGTGCTAAGCCAGGCACTCCGGGACACGCTCACCCCGCGTGATCACCACACACTCTTCTCCAACGTGCAGCGAGTCCAGGGAGTCAGCGAGCG GTTTCTAACGACGTTACTGTCCCGTGTGCGCTCTTCCCCGCACATCAGCGACCTGTGTGATGTGGTGCATGCCCATGCCGTGGGGCCTTTCTCGGTGTATGTGGATTACGTGCGGAACCAGCAGTATCAGGAGGAGACCTACAGCCGCCTCAT GGACACCAACGTGCGCTTCTCCGCGGAGCTGCGCCGGCTGCAGAGCCTCCCGAAGTGTGAACGGCTCCCGCTGCCGTCCTTCCTGCTACTGCCCTTCCAGCGCATTACCCGGCTTCGCATGCTGCTGCAG AATATCCTGCGCCAGACGGAAGAGGGGTCCAGCCGCCAGGAGAATGCCCAGAGGGCCCTGGGTGCTGTCAGCAAG ATCATCGAGCGTTGCAGCGCTGAGGTGGGGCGCATGAAGCAGACTGAAGAGCTGATCCGGCTCACCCAAAGGCTGCGCTTCCACAAAGTCAAG GCCCTGCCCCTGGTCTCCTGGTCACGGCGCCTGGAGTTCCAGGGAGAGCTGACGGAGTTAGGGTGCCGGAGGGGGGGCGTGCTCTTTGCCTCGCGCCCCCGCTTCACCCCTCTTTGCCTGCTGCTCTTTAGCGACCTGCTGCTCATCACTCAGCCTAAGAG TGGGCAGCGGCTACAGGTTCTGGACTATGCCCATCGCTCCCTGGTCCAGGCCCAGCAGGTTCCGGATCCATCTGGACCCCCTACCTTCCGCCTCTCCCTTCTCAGCAACCACCAGGGCCGCCCCACCCACCGGCTACTCCAAGCTTCTTCCCT ATCAGACATGCAGCGCTGGCTAGGAGCCTTCCCAACCCCAGGCCCCCTTCCCTGCTCCCCGGACACCATCTATGAGGACTCTG